GGCGCCGTCCAGTGCGGCTTCTGCACGCCCGGCCTGCTGGTTGCGGCCCACGACCTGATCGAGCGCGTCCCGGACCCCAGCGACGTCGAGATCCGCGAAGCCCTCGCCGGCAACCTCTGCCGCTGCACCGGCTACGAGAAGATCCTCGACGCCGTCCGCGACGCCGCCGCGAAGAAGGCCGTCCGATGAGCGCCCCGGCCCGCTCGCCGCAGGAGCTGCACGACACGATCGCCGGCGGCATCGGCGAAAGCCCGCTGCGCCCGGACGGCACGCTCAAGGTCCGCGGCGAGTTCGCTTACTCCTCCGACCTGTGGCACGAGGACATGCTGTGGGGCGCCACGCTGCGCAGCCCGCACCCGCACGCCCGGATCGTCCGCCTCGACGTCTCCCGCGCGCTCGCCCAGCCGGGCGTGCACGCGGTGCTCACCCACGAGGACGTCCCCGGCGAAAACGTCTACGGCCTCAAGTACCAGGACACCCCGGCGCTGGCCGCCGACCTGGTCCGCTACCAGGGCGAACCGATCGCCATCCTGGCCGCCGACCACCCGGAGATCGCGCGGCAGGCGCTCAAGGAGATCGTCGTCGAGTACGACGTCCTCGAGCCGATCACCGACCCCGAGCGCGCCGCGCACGACGCCACCCTGCCGAAGCTGCACCCGGGCGGGAACCTGGTCCGCCACCAGCGGATCGTCAAGGGCGACCCGGCCGCGACCGCGGACGTCGTCGTGTCCGGCGTCTACGAGATCGGCATGCAGGACCAGGCGTTCCTCGGGCCGGAGTCCGGCCTCGCGGTCCCGGCCGAGGACGGCGGCGTCGACCTCTACCTGGCCACCCAGTGGCTGCACGTCGACCAGCGCCAGACGGCGAAGGCCCTCGGCCTGCCCGTCGACAAGGTGCGGCTGACGCTGTCCGGCGTCGGCGGCGCGTTCGGCGGCCGCGAAGACCTGTCCATGCAGATCCACTCGTGCATGCTCGCGCTGCGCACCGGCCGGCCGGTGAAGATGAGCTACAACCGCCTCGAGTCGTTCTTCGGGCACGTCCACCGCCACCCGGCCAAGATGTACTACGAGCACGGCGCGACGAAGGACGGCAAGCTCGTTTACGTCCGGGCGAAGATGTACTTCGACGGCGGCGCCTACGCCTCGAAGACCCCGGTGGTGGTCGGCAACGGCACCACACTCAGCGTCGGCCCCTACGACGTGCCGAACGCGCACATCGAGGGCTGGGGCGTCTACACGAACAACCCGACCTGCGGCGCGATGCGCGGTCTCGGCGCGGTCCAGCCGACCTACGCCTACGAGTCCCAGATGGACAAGCTCGCCGCCGCGCTCGACATGGATCCCGCCGAGCTGCGGATCCGCAACGCGCTGAGCGAAGGGTCCACTGTGGTCACCGGCCAGGTGGTGGACTTCCCCGCGCCGGTCGCGGAGCTGGTGCAGCGGGTCCGCGACCTCCCGCTGCCGCCCGAGCCCGCCGGCGAACGCGACATCCGCGAGCTGCCCGGCGGCGCGTCCAACACCACCCACGGCGAAGGCGTCGTGCGTGGTGTCGGCTACGGCGTCACGATCAAGAACATCTCCTACGCCGAGGGCCTCGACGACTATTCGACCGCCCGCGTGCGCCTGGAGGTGCTCGGCGGCGAGGCGGTGGCGATGGTGCACACCGCGGCGGCCGAGGTCGGCCAAGGGCTGGTGACGTTGCAGCAGCAGATCGCCCGCACCGAGCTGGGCCTGACGCGGGTGAGCGTGCACCCGGCCGACACGAGCGTCGGCGACGCCGGCTCCAGCTCGGCGTCACGCCAGACCTACGTCACCGGCGGCGCGGTCCGCAACGCCTGCCGCGCGGTCGCCGAGGCGGTCTACGCGCGGCTCGGGGTGTCCGCCGAGGGCATGTCCCTGACCGGCGGGAAGGTCGTCGCGGCCGACGGCGAAGTCGTCGCGGACCTGGCCGAGCTGCTCGGCGACGCCGCGATCGAGGAGACCCGCGAGTTCCACCACCGCCCGACCTACCCACTGGACCCGGAGACCGGCCAGGGCGACGCCCACGTCCAGTACGGCTTCTCGGCCCACCGCGCGGTCGTCGACGTCGACCTCGATCTCGGCCTGGTCAAGGTCGTGCAGCTGGACTGCGCCCAGGACGTCGGCAAGGCGATGAACCCCGACGCCGTCGTCGCCCAGATCCAGGGCGGCTCGGCCCAGGGCCTCGGCCTCGCCGTGATGGAGGAGATCCTGGTGAAAGACGGCAAAGTGCGGAACCCGTCGTTCACCGACTACCTCATCCCGACCATCCTCGACATGCCGCCGATGCGTGTCGACGTCCTCGAGCGGCCCGACCCGCACGCGCCCTACGGCGTGCGCGGCGTCGGCGAACCGCCCACGATCTCCGCGACCCCGGCGATCGCCAACGCCATCCGCGCGGCCACCGGTCTCGAGCTGCCGCGCGTCCCGATCCGTCCCGAGCACATCACAGGAGTTTGAGATGACCACGTCGATTTCCGCCGAGCGGGAATGGCTCGACGAAGCCGTCCGGATCGCGGAGACGAACGTCGCGAACGGCGGCGGCCCCTTCGGCGCGCTGATCGTGCGGGACGGCGGGATCGTCTCGACCGGCGTCAACCGCGTCACCGCCAACCTCGACCCGACCGCGCACGCCGAGGTCGTCGCGATCCGGGCGGCGTGCCAGACGCTCGGCACGTTCAAGCTGGACGGCTGCGTACTCGTTTCCAGTTGCGAGCCGTGCCCGATGTGCCTGTCCTCGGCGCTGTGGGCGCGCGTCGACAAGGTCCTCTTCGCCGCCGACCGCGACGACGCGGCCAAGGCCGGCTTCGACGACCGTGCCTTCTACGAACTCTTCGACCGCCCGCGCGACACCTGGACGGTCCCCGTCACGCGACTGTCCGCAAAGGACGGTTTCGCCCCCTTCGCGGCTTGGCTCGACAAGGCCGACCGCACCGACTACTGACCCACAAGGCCAGCTGACCGGAGCACAACCGAATCGAACGTCCCGCTCGCCCAGGCACGGCGCTGTGCCTTGGCCTGGCCGAGCACACCCACCGGCAAGGGCAGGACGCATGACCCAGACCGAAATCACCGCACCGGTAGTCGACGAAGTACCCGGACCACCGCACCGCCGATCCCTGCTCGAGAAGCTGTTCGAGCTGCGCGCCCGGCAGAGCACCATCGGCCGCGAAGTCCGCGGCGGCGTCACGACGTTCGTCGCGATGGCCTACATCGTGCTGCTCAACCCGCTCATCCTCGGCGCCTCCGCCGACATCACCGGCGCCCGGCTCTCCGCCGCCCAGGTGACCACGGCGACCGCGCTGGCCGCGGCCGTGATGACCGTCCTCATGGGACTCGTCGGCAACGCGCCCCTCGCGCTGGCCGCCGGGCTCGGCATCAACGGCATCGTCGCCTTCCAGATGGCCCCGTCGATGACCTGGGCGCAAGCGTTCGGCCTGGTCGTCCTCGAAGGCGTGTGCATCGTGCTGATGGCCGTCAGCGGCGTCCGCGAGCGGATAATGAACGCCATCCCGCGGCCGCTCAAGACCGCGATCACCGTCGGGATCGGGCTCTACATCGCCCTGGTCGGGCTGGTCAGCGCCGGCTTCGTGACCCGGATGCCGGACTCGGCGCAGACCACGGTCCCGGTGCGCCTCGGGGCGAACGGGCACCTGCACGGCTGGCCGATCGTCGTCTTCTGCTTCGGTCTGCTGCTGATGATCGTGCTGATGGCCCGCAAGGTCCCGGGCGCGGTGCTGATCAGCATCGGGGTGGCCACCGTGCTCGCGGTCGTGCTGCACGAGGGGTTCGGCGTCGGCGGCTGGGGCCTCACCACCCCGGCCCTGCCCGACCACGTCGTCGCGGCACCCGACTTCGGGCTCTTCGGCCACATCGACCTCTTCGGCGGCTTCGCCTCGGCGGGTGCGCTCGCGGCCACGGTCTTCCTGTTCACGCTGGTGCTGTCCGGGTTCTTCGACGCGATGGGCACGATCACCAGCGTCTCCGACGAAGCCGGGCTGTCGAAGAACGGCAAGGTGCCGCGGATGGGCCGGATCCTGCTGGTCGACGGCGCGGGCGCGATCGCGGGCGGGGTCACCGGCTCGTCGCCGAACACGGTGTTCCTGGAGTCCGCGGCCGGCGTCGGCGAAGGCGCCCGGACGGGTCTCGCGAGCGTGGTCACCGGGCTGCTGTTCGCCGGGACGCTGCTGTTCACGCCCCTCGCCGGCGTCGTCCCCGCCCAGGCGGCGGCACCCGCGCTGGTGGTCATCGGCGGCATGATGGTCGCGCAGTGCCGGAACATCCCGTGGCACGACCCGGACTACACCATCCCGGTGTTCCTGACCGCCGCGTTGATCCCGTTCACCTACTCGATCACCAACGGCGTCGGCGCCGGCCTGATCGCCTTCGTGCTGATCAAGATCGGCCGCGGCAAGTGGCGCGAGGCCGGCTGGCTGCTTTCCCTGCTGGCGCTGGTGTTCGCGGTGTACTTCGCCGTCGACGGCGTCGAAGCCCTCTTCCGTTAGGAGTTACCGTGGCCTTGATGTTCTTCAACGGCGGCGCCATGCGCGGCGAACCGCTGCACCACCTGCTCGACGGGTCGCCGTTCGTCGCGACGGCGGAGACCGCGCCGAAGTACCGGTTCTACGCCGTCGGCGAGCAGTGCCCGGCGCTCTACCCGGTGTCGCACGGCGGCGCGGCGGTCACCGGCGAGGTCTACGACGTCTCGCTGGACGACCTGCGGGACAGGGTGCTGCCGGCCGAACCGCACGAGCTGGAGCTCGGCGTCGTGGAGCTGGCCGACGGCAGCTCGGCGTTCGCCATGCTGCTGCGGCGGCCCTACACCTCGCACGTCGCCCTGCGGGACATAACGGAGGTCGGCGACTGGCGGGCGTTCAAGGCGAGCGCGTGAGGGTCCTCGTCGCGCCGGACAAGTTCAAGGGGTCGCTGACCGCGGCCGAGGTGGCGTCGGCGGTGGCCACCGGCCTCGCCGACGTCCACCCGGGTGTCGTGGCGCAGGCCCTCCCGGTGGCCGACGGCGGCGACGGCACGGTCGACGCCGCCGTCGCCGCGGGGTACCGGCGCGTGCGGGTCCCGGCGCGCGGGCCGACCGGCGTGCCGGTGACGGCGTGCTACGCGGTCCGCGGGGACACCGCCGTCGTCGAGCTGGCGGAGGCGTCCGGGCTGCACCGGCTGCCCGGGGCACCGGCGCCGCTCACCGCGACCAGCGCCGGCACCGGCGACGTCATCGCCGCGGCCGTCCGGGCGGGGTGCCGCCGGATCGTGCTCGGGGTCGGCGGCAGCGCCTGCACCGACGGCGGCGCGGGCATGCTGGCCGCGCTGGGCGCCCGACTCCTCGACCGTGCGGGGCGTGAGCTTCCCCCGGGTGGTGCGGCTCTTTCCCGGCTCGCGTCGCTGGACCTCTCTGGACTGTCTAAAGTGGACATCGAGCTGGCGAGCGATGTGGACAATCCGCTCTGCGGTCCGCGCGGGGCCGCTGCTGTCTACGGTCCGCAGAAAGGAGCGTCCCCTGACGACGTGGAGACGCTGGACGCGGCGTTGCGGCACTGGGCGTCGGTCGCCGGGCCGGAGTTCTCCGAGTGGCCGGGGGCCGGCGCCGCCGGGGGAGTGGGCTTCGCCGCGATGGCCGTGCTCGGTGCCCGGACGCGCCCCGGCATCGAGCTGCTGCTCGACCTGCTCGGCTTCGACGCGGCCCTGGCCGGAGCTTCGCTGGTCGTGACCGGCGAGGGCTCCCTGGACCGGCAGACGTTGTCCGGCAAGGCCCCGGCCGGGGTGGCCCGGGCCGCGGCGGCGAAAGGCATCCCGTGCGTCGCGGTGTCGGGGCGTTGTCGGCTGTCGTCTTCGGAACTGGCCGAGGCAGGCATCTCGGCCGCGTATGCCTTGACGGACCTGGAACCGGACCCGGCCCGCTGCATGGCGGAGGCGGCGCCGCTGCTGCGCCGCCTCGCCCACCGCATCGCGGTCGACCACCTCAAGCCGTGAATGGCACATCGAGGGACTTCAAGTCTCTCGATGTGCCATTCACGGACTTACTTCTCGCTGTCCAGGTGGTCCAGCTGCCGACTCGGTCTCGTCGGCCGGGCCGTACAGGTCGGACATGCCCATCAGGCCGAGGCCGAGGGCGCTGACGGCCGGACCGGTCCGGCCGAGGGTGCGGGTGCGCATGGAGGTCTTCTGTTTCCGTTGATACCAGACACAACGTATCATCGATACCGAACGGGTGCTACTGAGGATTTGTTATCATTGGAACCATGGTGACGAAGACGGCGGTGGACACCCGCGAGCGGATCCTCGAGGCGGCAGCCGCGCTGCTGGTTGCGGAGGGGCGCGACGGCCTCTCGACCCGCGCGGTGAGCGCCGCGGCGGGCGTTCAGCCGCCCGCGCTGTACCGGCTCTTCGGCGACAAGGACGGCCTGCTCGACGCGGTCGCCGCGTACGGGTTCGACGAGTACCTGGCGAGCAAACGCGCCCTGGGCTCGACGGGGGACGCGGTCGAGGACCTCCGCCGGGGCTGGGATCTGCACGTCGAGTTCGGGCTGGCGCGCCCGGAGTTCTACGTGCTCATGTACGGCGACGCGCGGCCGGGCCGCACCTCGCCGGCCGCCCGCGAGGCGGAGACGATGCTGCGGAGCATCGTCGAAGGTGTCGCGGCGGCGGGCCGTCTCCGCGTGAGCGTCGAACGCGCGGCGCGGCTGGTGCACGCGACGGGCATGGGTGTGGTGCTGACGCTGATCGCGACGCCGGAGGAGGAGCGCGACCCGGAACTGTCGGCGACGGCTCGGGAGACGGTGCTGAGCCGGATCCTCA
This genomic window from Amycolatopsis mongoliensis contains:
- a CDS encoding nucleoside deaminase; amino-acid sequence: MTTSISAEREWLDEAVRIAETNVANGGGPFGALIVRDGGIVSTGVNRVTANLDPTAHAEVVAIRAACQTLGTFKLDGCVLVSSCEPCPMCLSSALWARVDKVLFAADRDDAAKAGFDDRAFYELFDRPRDTWTVPVTRLSAKDGFAPFAAWLDKADRTDY
- a CDS encoding glycerate kinase, with translation MRVLVAPDKFKGSLTAAEVASAVATGLADVHPGVVAQALPVADGGDGTVDAAVAAGYRRVRVPARGPTGVPVTACYAVRGDTAVVELAEASGLHRLPGAPAPLTATSAGTGDVIAAAVRAGCRRIVLGVGGSACTDGGAGMLAALGARLLDRAGRELPPGGAALSRLASLDLSGLSKVDIELASDVDNPLCGPRGAAAVYGPQKGASPDDVETLDAALRHWASVAGPEFSEWPGAGAAGGVGFAAMAVLGARTRPGIELLLDLLGFDAALAGASLVVTGEGSLDRQTLSGKAPAGVARAAAAKGIPCVAVSGRCRLSSSELAEAGISAAYALTDLEPDPARCMAEAAPLLRRLAHRIAVDHLKP
- a CDS encoding TetR/AcrR family transcriptional regulator codes for the protein MVTKTAVDTRERILEAAAALLVAEGRDGLSTRAVSAAAGVQPPALYRLFGDKDGLLDAVAAYGFDEYLASKRALGSTGDAVEDLRRGWDLHVEFGLARPEFYVLMYGDARPGRTSPAAREAETMLRSIVEGVAAAGRLRVSVERAARLVHATGMGVVLTLIATPEEERDPELSATARETVLSRILTGTEEPAGSGLPEHAIALRAGLDGAAVLTEAERVLLAEWLDRIADA
- a CDS encoding NCS2 family permease is translated as MTQTEITAPVVDEVPGPPHRRSLLEKLFELRARQSTIGREVRGGVTTFVAMAYIVLLNPLILGASADITGARLSAAQVTTATALAAAVMTVLMGLVGNAPLALAAGLGINGIVAFQMAPSMTWAQAFGLVVLEGVCIVLMAVSGVRERIMNAIPRPLKTAITVGIGLYIALVGLVSAGFVTRMPDSAQTTVPVRLGANGHLHGWPIVVFCFGLLLMIVLMARKVPGAVLISIGVATVLAVVLHEGFGVGGWGLTTPALPDHVVAAPDFGLFGHIDLFGGFASAGALAATVFLFTLVLSGFFDAMGTITSVSDEAGLSKNGKVPRMGRILLVDGAGAIAGGVTGSSPNTVFLESAAGVGEGARTGLASVVTGLLFAGTLLFTPLAGVVPAQAAAPALVVIGGMMVAQCRNIPWHDPDYTIPVFLTAALIPFTYSITNGVGAGLIAFVLIKIGRGKWREAGWLLSLLALVFAVYFAVDGVEALFR
- the pucD gene encoding xanthine dehydrogenase subunit D, which gives rise to MSAPARSPQELHDTIAGGIGESPLRPDGTLKVRGEFAYSSDLWHEDMLWGATLRSPHPHARIVRLDVSRALAQPGVHAVLTHEDVPGENVYGLKYQDTPALAADLVRYQGEPIAILAADHPEIARQALKEIVVEYDVLEPITDPERAAHDATLPKLHPGGNLVRHQRIVKGDPAATADVVVSGVYEIGMQDQAFLGPESGLAVPAEDGGVDLYLATQWLHVDQRQTAKALGLPVDKVRLTLSGVGGAFGGREDLSMQIHSCMLALRTGRPVKMSYNRLESFFGHVHRHPAKMYYEHGATKDGKLVYVRAKMYFDGGAYASKTPVVVGNGTTLSVGPYDVPNAHIEGWGVYTNNPTCGAMRGLGAVQPTYAYESQMDKLAAALDMDPAELRIRNALSEGSTVVTGQVVDFPAPVAELVQRVRDLPLPPEPAGERDIRELPGGASNTTHGEGVVRGVGYGVTIKNISYAEGLDDYSTARVRLEVLGGEAVAMVHTAAAEVGQGLVTLQQQIARTELGLTRVSVHPADTSVGDAGSSSASRQTYVTGGAVRNACRAVAEAVYARLGVSAEGMSLTGGKVVAADGEVVADLAELLGDAAIEETREFHHRPTYPLDPETGQGDAHVQYGFSAHRAVVDVDLDLGLVKVVQLDCAQDVGKAMNPDAVVAQIQGGSAQGLGLAVMEEILVKDGKVRNPSFTDYLIPTILDMPPMRVDVLERPDPHAPYGVRGVGEPPTISATPAIANAIRAATGLELPRVPIRPEHITGV
- a CDS encoding allophanate hydrolase-related protein: MALMFFNGGAMRGEPLHHLLDGSPFVATAETAPKYRFYAVGEQCPALYPVSHGGAAVTGEVYDVSLDDLRDRVLPAEPHELELGVVELADGSSAFAMLLRRPYTSHVALRDITEVGDWRAFKASA